One genomic region from Caloenas nicobarica isolate bCalNic1 chromosome 22, bCalNic1.hap1, whole genome shotgun sequence encodes:
- the B3GALT6 gene encoding beta-1,3-galactosyltransferase 6 — protein sequence MKLLRLLCRHKTALGLGGLSLFAAVLLYLAKCTSEGLRPLPAPRGLPHQQPAAPPPRGPHLPAAPPPSPEENAFLAVLVTSGPKYSERRSIIRSTWLSAAGRPPHDGVWSRFVVGTAGLGAEELRSLELEQSRHRDLLLLPELRDSYENLTAKVLAAYVWLDQHLDFQFALKADDDTFVRLDVLVEELRAKEPRRLYWGFFSGRGRVKSGGKWKESAWVLCDYYLPYALGGGYVISADLVRYLRLSRDYLNMWQSEDVSLGVWLAPIDVKRVHDPRFDTEYKSRGCNNKYIVTHKQSIEDMLEKHQTLAKEGKLCKEEVKLRLSYMYDWGVPPSQCCQRKDGIP from the coding sequence ATGAAGCTGCTGCGGCTGCTGTGCCGCCACAAGACGGCCCTGGGCCTGGGCGGCCTCTCGCTGTTCGCCGCCGTCCTGCTCTACCTGGCCAAGTGCACCTCGGAGGGGCTGCGGCCGCTGCCCGCGCCCCGCGGGCTCCCGCACCAGCagcccgcagccccgccgccccgcgggcCGCACctcccggccgccccgccgccttCCCCTGAGGAAAACGCCTTCCTGGCCGTGCTGGTCACCAGCGGGCCCAAGTACAGCGAGCGGCGCAGCATCATCCGCAGCACGTGGCTGTCGGCTGCCGGCCGCCCCCCTCACGACGGCGTCTGGAGCCGCTTCGTGGTGGGCACGGCCGGGCTGGGCGCGGAGGAGCTGCGGAGcctggagctggagcagagccggCACAGGgacctcctgctcctgcccgaGCTGCGCGACTCCTACGAGAACCTGACTGCCAAGGTCCTAGCCGCCTACGTCTGGCTGGACCAACACCTGGACTTCCAGTTCGCCCTCAAGGCCGACGACGACACCTTCGTGCGCTTGGACGTGCTGGTGGAGGAGCTGAGGGCCAAAGAGCCGCGGCGCCTCTACTGGGGCTTCTTCTCCGGCCGCGGCCGAGTGAAATCTGGCGGCAAGTGGAAGGAGAGCGCCTGGGTGCTCTGTGACTACTACCTGCCGTACGCCCTGGGCGGCGGGTACGTGATTTCTGCGGATCTGGTGCGTTATTTGCGCCTCAGCAGGGACTACCTGAACATGTGGCAGAGCGAAGATGTGTCCCTGGGGGTTTGGCTGGCCCCCATCGATGTGAAGAGGGTGCACGACCCTCGTTTCGACACCGAGTACAAGTCCCGAGGGTGCAACAATAAGTACATAGTAACTCATAAGCAAAGCATTGAGGACATGCTGGAAAAGCACCAGACGCTGGCTAAAGAAGGAAAGCTCTGTAAGGAGGAGGTTAAGCTCAGGCTTTCCTACATGTACGACTGGGGAGTGCCTCCCTCGCAGTGCTGCCAGAGGAAGGATGGAATCCCCTGA